CTGATAAGGCCAGAGACATACTGAGCGAGAAGCTGAGCAGCTGGCAGGACCAGTGCAAGGATGCCACCAACATTCCCGAGAGCGTGCTGGCTATGATTGAGGGGCTGCGCGTGCCAGTGTCCATCACACCCATGCCGTCGCCCTCGCCGTCACGACACAGCGTGGTACGAAGCACAGAAAACACTCTAATATTAGAACTTCGGACACTTCTGCATATTCTACTGCGTGTGTCATGGAAAACATTCCTTGTTCTAGTGaattaaaaaaggtaaacttGAAGTAAACCCAGTGTTTATGCTTTGACAGAACATCCATCCTCCAGCTCCAGCTCAGAAGGCTCACACCAGCCCTTTGGCTAACATGTTCACCCAGGACAACACCAACAGCATCACCACCTCTGCCAACAGCAATGCAGGTGAGCTTTATCTCTCTCCAAAATAGTGCTTTTTGTGTCCAATCTATGCTCTCCATCCTCACTCTTTTTGACTGCACAGCATCATCTTTTTACTGGTTCAGCTCGACTTGTATCCTTTTATTCTCAGATGAAATAGTGAAACGTGTCACAATATTCAGACAggtgtttaaattaaagttcTGTGAACAAAAGCTACATGAATCATCAGTAAGTTACTGTTTTTAGGCTTTAAATGTATCTCAGGAGGaacatttgatcaattattctttattaaaatcttcacatctgcttctgtttttatctGCATAGCCCCCGACaactcaattattttaaaaagactaCCATAAATTGGAATAATAATGCTGTTGTTGAATCAGAAATAATAGAAAGGACATACTTCTCTCTGTTTCCTCCTCAGACCATGCGAACAGCGAGGATAACGGTCTGGGCAGGTCTGTGTCTGTGGCCACAGGGCTGAACAACATGGTGAAGAGGCCTCGCGTGCGCACCATCTTCCCCCACACAGCGGGGAACAACAGCACGCTCATCAGCTTCGACGAGGGCGAAATCATTACCCTGCTCATCCCCAATGAAAGAGACGGGTGGATGTACGGAGAACTGGAAAAGAACGGAAAGTAAGTGTTTGTGGCTCCTGGTCAGACATCAGGACAGTATCTTAATTTAATCATCTGGAGAAGCTGCTCATGTCAAACCAGGTGGACGATGGTTGATGAGGAGGATGCATCCTCTAACCACCGCCTACATTTGTTTCCCATTTTATTCATAATCTAATTctgaaagaagttttattttgacaaaccaCTAGATTCTCCCCTCCACATCTGACTCCTTCAGTCACATGTTGAAAATACATccactacttttttaaagtgctgACCGCTAAAATGAAACCTCAAGTTTGCAAAGTTGgcgaaaaacaaacatatttggggaaaaaataagggaggaaaaagaggaaccttcaaaataaaagaaagctgcacTTAACTGACAAAAACTGAGACTTCACCCAAAAACTTGATGTATTCTGACAGTTTTTCACCCtcacacaataataataatattacttCATTTTCAGCTGCTGGCTGTGTAATGTTatgaggatgctgctaataaagtttctACAGTTTTAGTgactgtttttgtatttatatcgCACTTacaaagtcagatttttttacttccattttGACCGTTCTGGCTGGGTTAAGAGAAAATCTACATCACTTTTTAATAATTCCTACAAGAAAGCTAGAGTAAAGATAAAGTTTAAATCacctgcagatattttacattgGATAAAGATtaactttaccctcaaaagttaagggaaactggaGGCTAAAATAAAATTGGACGTCCTCTTCAGCCTCGTACAGGCCGGTCCGTTAAAATATTATCTGGTCCTGAAAAAGGTCGGGGACCACATTCTCCAATCACAATGAAAGAGTAGCTCAGGTGGGTTTTGAGTTGGACCAAACCAGCTCTCGTTTCCCACTTTGTGTGGTCTGTGGATCCATTAGGCTGTTAAAGTTGATGGCTTTAGGCTTGTTGGCTGGGCTGAAACCAAACGGCAGTCGAGTTCCTTGAGGGCTGGGATGGGCTGCAGCAGACTGGAAGACCCAATCAAAGCCCACTCTCTCAACACCActgatattttactttttaaaaacaaggatCTGATTTATATCCTGCTGAAGTGTGTGCTTGAATTTTAATCACTCGTCTGGTTTGATCTTTATGACTGCCAGGGGAAATCACACGCTGTAAATGTATCCCAGAAATACTGATCAAGGGGtgaaaaaggaggaagaaaacTTTGTTGTTGAACCCTCAGAGCTGCTGGCAGGGCGTGGCAGCTTCATTGTTTCATTGTATTGCAAAAAACCCCACAATCATAAAGGCTTTTATCCAGCTTTCATCAAATGCCCAAAGGCTTACATTTGTTATCATGTTGTCACAGCACAAGTGTGTCTGCAGAGCTTTGGCTTTAATAAATGTGGCTGGTTTGAAATAAACTAGCTTTGATGGAATATTCCAGCATTTCTCTCAGCAACACAGATACTCAGATCAATTCCTTtaccattttgtgtttgaacctTTCATTTAAGCGATCACCAATACGGAAAATTCAAGGTTTTTGGTTCATCTGCAAAGTTTAGTTCTATTGGTTAAACCTGTTCTGTAGCGAGCTCTTCTTCAGGTAAAAACATGCCTTacacaaacaaatgtgtttccTGTCTCACCTGAGGGTTACATCACAGCCACAGACAAGATGttgtcaaactaaaaaaaaaaagctttttcattgGTTTCCTGAACCAACAGATTGTATGTTTTCATGCAGATCCCTGCCTATAGTGCTGATCATTTGGCCAGCGTTTCTTCACATAATGTTTTTCAGctgaatgaaaaaatgtcagGTTTATTTCGGTTCATGTGTGGGTAGGAACAAATggttgctgcattttttttttttttttttttNNNNNNNNNNNNNNNNNNNNNNNNNNNNNNNNNNNNNNNNNNNNNNNNNNNNNNNNNNNNNNNNNNNNNNNNNNNNNNNNNNNNNNNNNNNNNNNNNNNNNNNNNNNNNNNNNNNNNNNNNNNNNNNNNNNNNNNNNNNNNNNNNNNNNNNNNNNNNNNNNNNNNNNNNNNNNNNNNNNNNNNNNNNNNNNNNNNNNNNNNNNNNNNNNNNNNNNNNNNNNNNNNNNNNNNNNNNNNNNNNNNNNNNNNNNNNNNNNNNNNNNNNNNNNNNNNNNNNNNNNNNNNNNNNNNNNNNNNNNNNNNNNNNNNNNNNNNNNNNNNNNNNNNNNNNNNNNNNNNNNNNNNNNNNNNNNNNNNNNNNNNNNNNNNNNNNNNNNNNNNNNNNNNNNNNNNNNNNNNNNNNNNNNNNNNNNNNNNNNNNNNNNNNNNNNNNNNNNNNNNNNNNNNNNNNNNNNNNNNNNNNNNNNNNNNNNNNNNNNNNNNNNNNNNNNNNNNNNNNNNNNNNNNNNNNNNNNNNNNNNNNNNNNNNNNNNNNNNNNNNNNNNNNNNNNNNNNNNNNNNNNNNNNNNNNNNNNNNNNNNNNNNNNNNNNNNNNNNNNNNNNNNNNNNNNNNNNNNNNNNNNNNNNNNNNNNNNNNNNNNNNNNNNNNNNNNNNNNNNNNNNNNNNNNNNNNNNNNNNNNNNNNNNNNNNNNNNNNNNNNNNNNNNNNNNNNNNNNNNNNNNNNNNNNNNNNNNNNNNNNNNNNNNNNNNNNNNNNNNNNNNNNNNNNNNNNNNNNNNNNNNNNNNNNNNNNNNNNNNNNNNNNNNNNNNNNNNNNNNNNNNNNNNNNNNNNNNNNNNNNNNNNNNNNNNNNNNNNNNNNNNNNNNNNNNNNNNNNNNNNNNNNNNNNNNNNNNNNNNNNNNNNNNNNNNNNNNNNNNNNNNNNNNNNNNNNNNNNNNNNNNNNNNNNNNNNNNNNNNNNNNNNNNNNNNNNNNNNNNNNNNNNNNNNNNNNNNNNNNNNNNNNNNNNNNNNNNNNNNNNNNNNNNNNNNNNNNNNNNNNNNNNNNNNNNNNNNNNNNNNNNNNNNNNNNNNNNNNNNNNNNNNNNNNNNNNNNNNNNNNNNNNNNNNNNNNNNNNNNNNNNNNNNNNNNNNNNNNNNNNNNNNNNNNNNNNNNNNNNNNNNNNNNNNNNNNNNNNNNNNNNNNNNNNNNNNNNNNNNNNNNNNNNNNNNNNNNNNNNNNNNNNNNNNNNNNNNNNNNNNNNNNNNNNNNNNNNNNNNNNNNNNNNNNNNNNNNNNNNNNNNNNNNNNNNNNNNNNNNNNNNNNNNNNNNNNNNNNNNNNNNNNNNNNNNNNNNNNNNNNNNNNNNNNNNNNNNNNNNNNNNNNNNNNNNNNNNNNNNNNNNNNNNNNNNNNNNNNNNNNNNNNNNNNNNNNNNNNNNNNNNNNNNNNNNNNNNNNNNNNNNNNNNNNNNNNNNNNNNNNNNNNNNNNNNNNNNNNNNNNNNNNNNNNNNNNNNNNNNNNNNNNNNNNNNNNNNNNNNNNNNNNNNNNNNNNNNNNNNNNNNNNNNNNNNNNNNNNNNNNNNNNNNNNNNNNNNNNNNNNNNNNNNNNNNNNNNNNNNNNNNNNNNNNNNNNNNNNNNNNNNNNNNNNNNNNNNNNNNNNNNNNNNNNNNNNNNNNNNNNNNNNNNNNNNNNNNNNNNNNNNNNNNNNNNNNNNNNNNNNNNNNNNNNNNNNNNNNNNNNNNNNNNNNNNNNNNNNNNNNNNNNNNNNNNNNNNNNNNNNNNNNNNNNNNNNNNNNNNNNNNNNNNNNNNNNNNNNNNNNNNNNNNNNNNNNNNNNNNNNNNNNNNNNNNNNNNNNNNNNNNNNNNNNNNNNNNNNNNNNNNNNNNNNNNNNNNNNNNNNNNNNNNNNNNNNNNNNNNNNNNNNNNNNNNNNNNNNNNNNNNNNNNNNNNNNNNNNNNNNNNNNNNNNNNNNNNNNNNNNNNNNNNNNNNNNNNNNNNNNNNNNNNNNNNNNNNNNNNNNNNNNNNNNNNNNNNNNNNNNNNNNNNNNNNNNNNNNNNNNNNNNNNNNNNNNNNNNNNNNNNNNNNNNNNNNNNNNNNNNNNNNNNNNNNNNNNNNNNNNNNNNNNNNNNNNNNNNNNNNNNNNNNNNNNNNNNNNNNNNNNNNNNNNNNNNNNNNNNNNNNNNNNNNNNNNNNNNNNNNNNNNNNNNNNNNNNNNNNNNNNNNNNNNNNNNNNNNNNNNNNNNNNNNNNNNNNNNNNNNNNNNNNNNNNNNNNNNNNNNNNNNNNNNNNNNNNNNNNNNNNNNNNNNNNNNNNNNNNNNNNNNNNNNNNNNNNNNNNNNNNNNNNNNNNNNNNNNNNNNNNNNNNNNNNNNNNNNNNNNNNNNNNNNNNNNNNNNNNNNNNNNNNNNNNNNNNNNNNNNNNNNNNNNNNNNNNNNNNNNNNNNNNNNNNNNNNNNNNNNNNNNNNNNNNNNNNNNNNNNNNNNNNNNNNNNNNNNNNNNNNNNNNNNNNNNNNNNNNNNNNNNNNNNNNNNNNNNNNNNNNNNNNNNNNNNNNNNNNNNNNNNNNNNNNNNNNNNNNNNNNNNNNNNNNNNNNNNNNNNNNNNNNNNNNNNNNNNNNNNNNNNNNNNNNNNNNNNNNNNNNNNNNNNNNNNNNNNNNNNNNNNNNNNNNNNNNNNNNNNNNNNNNNNNNNNNNNNNNNNNNNNNNNNNNNNNNNNNNNNNNNNNNNNNNNNNNNNNNNNNNNNNNNNNNNNNNNNNNNNNNNNNNNNNNNNNNNNNNNNNNNNNNNNNNNNNNNNNNNNNNNNNNNNNNNNNNNNNNNNNNNNNNNNNNNNNNNNNNNNNNNNNNNNNNNNNNNNNNNNNNNNNNNNNNNNNNNNNNNNNNNNNNNNNNNNNNNNNNNNNNNNNNNNNNNNNNNNNNNNNNNNNNNNNNNNNNNNNNNNNNNNNNNNNNNNNNNNNNNNNNNNNNNNNNNNNNNNNNNNNNNNNNNNNNNNNNNNNNNNNNNNNNNNNNNNNNNNNNNNNNNNNNNNNNNNNNNNNNNNNNNNNNNNNNNNNNNNNNNNNNNNNNNNNNNNNNNNNNNNNNNNNNNNNNNNNNNNNNNNNNNNNNNNNNNNNNNNNNNNNNNNNNNNNNNNNNNNNNNNNNNNNNNNNNNNNNNNNNNNNNNNNNNNNNNNNNNNNNNNNNNNNNNNNNNNNNNNNNNNNNNNNNNNNNNNNNNNNNNNNNNNNNNNNNNNNNNNNNNNNNNNNNNNNNNNNNNNNNNNNNNNNNNNNNNNNNNNNNNNNNNNNNNNNNNNNNNNNNNNNNNNNNNNNNNNNNNNNNNNNNNNNNNNNNNNNNNNNNNNNNNNNNNNNNNNNNNNNNNNNNNNNNNNNNNNNNNNNNNNNNNNNNNNNNNNNNNNNNNNNNNNNNNNNNNNNNNNNNNNNNNNNNNNNNNNNNNNNNNNNNNNNNNNNNNNNNNNNNNNNNNNNNNNNNNNNNNNNNNNNNNNNNNNNNNNNNNNNNNNNNNNNNNNNNNNNNNNNNNNNNNNNNNNNNNNNNNNNNNNNNNNNNNNNNNNNNNNNNNNNNNNNNNNNNNNNNNNNNNNNNNNNNNNNNNNNNNNNNNNNNNNNNNNNNNNNNNNNNNNNNNNNNNNNNNNNNNNNNNNNNNNNNNNNNNNNNNNNNNNNNNNNNNNNNNNNNNNNNNNNNNNNNNNNNNNNNNNNNNNNNNNNNNNNNNNNNNNNNNNNNNNNNNNNNNNNNNNNNNNNNNNNNNNNNNNNNNNNNNNNNNNNNNNNNNNNNNNNNNNNNNNNNNNNNNNNNNNNNNNNNNNNNNNNNNNNNNNNNNNNNNNNNNNNNNNNNNNNNNNNNNNNNNNNNNNNNNNNNNNNNNNNNNNNNNNNNNNNNNNNNNNNNNNNNNNNNNNNNNNNNNNNNNNNNNNNNNNNNNNNNNNNNNNNNNNNNNNNNNNNNNNNNNNNNNNNNNNNNNNNNNNNNNNNNNNNNNNNNNNNNNNNNNNNNNNNNNNNNNNNNNNNNNNNNNNNNNNNNNNNNNNNNNNNNNNNNNNNNNNNNNNNNNNNNNNNNNNNNNNNNNNNNNNNNNNNNNNNNNNNNNNNNNNNNNNNNNNNNNNNNNNNNNNNNNNNNNNNNNNNNNNNNNNNNNNNNNNNNNNNNNNNNNNNNNNNNNNNNNNNNNNNNNNNNNNNNNNNNNNNNNNNNNNNNNNNNNNNNNNNNNNNNNNNNNNNNNNNNNNNNNNNNNNNNNNNNNNNNNNNNNNNNNNNNNNNNNNNNNNNNNNNNNNNNNNNNNNNNNNNNNNNNNNNNNNNNNNNNNNNNNNNNNNNNNNNNNNNNNNNNNNNNNNNNNNNNNNNNNNNNNNNNNNNNNNNNNNNNNNNNNNNNNNNNNNNNNNNNNNNNNNNNNNNNNNNNNNNNNNNNNNNNNNNNNNNNNNNNNNNNNNNNNNNNNNNNNNNNNNNNNNNNNNNNNNNNNNNNNNNNNNNNNNNNNNNNNNNNNNNNNNNNNNNNNNNNNNNNNNNNNNNNNNNNNNNNNNNNNNNNNNNNNNNNNNNNNNNNNNNNNNNNNNNNNNNNNNNNNNNNNNNNNNNNNNNNNNNNNNNNNNNNNNNNNNNNNNNNNNNNNNNNNNNNNNNNNNNNNNNNNNNNNNNNNNNNNNNNNNNNNNNNNNNNNNNNNNNNNNNNNNNNNNNNNNNNNNNNNNNNNNNNNNNNNNNNNNNNNNNNNNNNNNNNNNNNNNNNNNNNNNNNNNNNNNNNNNNNNNNNNNNNNNNNNNNNNNNNNNNNNNNNNNNNNNNNNNNNNNNNNNNNN
This Oryzias melastigma strain HK-1 unplaced genomic scaffold, ASM292280v2 sc02193, whole genome shotgun sequence DNA region includes the following protein-coding sequences:
- the LOC112138793 gene encoding brain-specific angiogenesis inhibitor 1-associated protein 2-like protein 1 (The sequence of the model RefSeq protein was modified relative to this genomic sequence to represent the inferred CDS: added 114 bases not found in genome assembly), producing MQLFIADGCKEALLEEKRRFCFLVDKHCMLTYQFGSFHDKARDILSEKLSSWQDQCKDATNIPESVLAMIEGLRVPVSITPMPSPSPSRHSVNIHPPAPAQKAHTSPLANMFTQDNTNSITTSANSNADHANSEDNGLGRSVSVATGLNNMVKRPRVRTIFPHTAGNNSTLISFDEGEIITLLIPNERDGWMYGELEKNGK